Proteins found in one Zea mays cultivar B73 chromosome 1, Zm-B73-REFERENCE-NAM-5.0, whole genome shotgun sequence genomic segment:
- the LOC103645500 gene encoding uncharacterized protein, producing the protein MSTSEAAATNGTAAATPPEIDNNHLKRKSSDIGWEWGCLCDPNDKNRVKCLLCGQGSTAGIYRLKQHLAHVGTSIVKCPKVTEEVKQKCKRNLDETAKKKKDKQQHDKEVRENVQLATCEEEVTEVESLAGSSSTPRKLGPMDKFTRPIDPKLSNAEAKRQQNINDALWKERTHQVQQYVARWVYTHAIPFHAIDNDEFKEMVEAIGQFGPGFQPPAQHDLRGRLLEEEHARTKSLLQDREDEKIKHGCSIMTDAWTDMKRRSIMNLCTNTSEGTTFIKSMEMSDVSHTSEVIYEMVDKAIEDVGAENVVQIVTDNASNNMGAKALLHLKRPNIFWTSCATHTINLMLQGIGNLPKFKKTIDLAKSFTIFVYGHHRTLACLRSSTLKREIIRPGVTRFATAYLTLQSMMEKKDCLKKMVVDSKWYDLPDVKSKKGKDATATVLNPRFWRENFSRQRGRSRRHLEMWKINTEK; encoded by the exons ATGTCAACATCCGAGGCTGCTGCTACTAATGGTACTGCAGCAGCGACTCCACCTGAGATCGACAACAACCATCTAAAGAGGAAGTCATCTGATATAGGCTGGGAGTGGGGGTGTCTCTGTGATCCCAATGACAAGAACAGAGTCAAGTGTCTTCTTTGTGGACAAGGGAGCACAGCTGGAATTTATCGCCTTAAGCAGCATCTTGCTCATGTTGGCACATCTATTGTGAAGTGCCCAAAAGTAACTGAGGAAGTTAAGCAGAAGTGCAAGAGAAATCTTGATGAGACAGCGAAGAAGAAGAAAGATAAGCAGCAACATGACAAAGAGGTTAGGGAGAATGTGCAACTTGCAACATGTGAAGAGGAAGTGACAGAAGTTGAGTCACTTGCTGGAAGCTCAAGTACCCCTCGCAAGCTAGGACCCatggacaaatttactcgtcccaTTGATCCCAAGTTAAGCAATGCTGAAGCTAAGAGGCAACAAAATATAAATGATGCACTTTGGAAAGAGAGAACACACCAAGTGCAGCAATATGTTGCTAGATGGGTGTATACACATG CTATTCCATTCCATGCTATTGATAATGATGAGTTCAAGGAAATGGTTGAAGCTATTGGTCAATTTGGTCCCGGTTTCCAACCTCCAGCTCAGCATGATCTTCGGGGTAGATTGTTGGAAGAGGAGCATGCAAGAACCAAGAGCTTGCTACAAGACCGGGAAGATGAGAAGATTAAGCATGGCTGCTCCATCATGACTGATGCTTGGACAGATATGAAGAGAAGAAGTATTATGAATCTGTGCACAAATACTAGTGAGGGAACTACTTTTATCAAGTCAATGGAGATGTCAGATGTGTCACACACTAGTGAAGTTATATATGAGATGGTTGACAAGGCAATTGAGGATGTAGGTGCTGAAAATGTGGTGCAAATTGTGACCGATAATGCTTCTAACAATATGGGAGCAAAGGCATTGCTACATCTTAAAAGGCCAAACATATTTTGGACTTCTTGTGCAACTCATACCATCAATCTGATGTTGCAAGGCATTGGCAACCTTCCAAAATTCAAGAAGACAATTGATCTAGCAAAATCATTCACTATCTTTGTCTATGGTCACCACCGAAccttggcatgtttgaggtcctCCACCTTGAAGAGAGAAATCATAAGACCAGGGGTAACCAGATTTGCTACAGCCTATCTTACACTGCAAAGTATGATGGAAAAGAAGGATTGTCTAAAAAAGATGGTGGTTGATTCCAAGTGGTATGACTTACCTGATGTGAAGTCCAAAAAGGGCAAGGATGCTACAGCCACGGTGTTGAACCCTCGTTTTTGGAGAG AGAACTTCTCAAGGCAAAGAGGGAGATCAAGGAGGCATTTGGAAAtgtggaaaataaatacagagaaGTGA